TGTAATAGGAGGGGACACTAATGGGGCATTTTGATGAACTTAAAGGTAAGAAGGTATTAATTACTGGAGGAAGCAAAGGAATCGGCAAAGATATTGCTTTGGAATTTTCTAAGTTAGGAGCCGATACCGTGATTACAGGTCGTAATGAAGAAGATTTAGTCTCAACTACAAACGAATTAAAACAGATTCATTCCGGCTCCTTTTACTTAAAGACAGATATGCAAAATACATCAAATGTGTATGACATGGTAGATGAAGCAGTTTCCACATTGGGAGGAGTTGATATACTCGTAAATAATGCTGGGGTTAATATTCCTAAACCAGCACTAGAAGTGACAGAAGAAGATTGGGATCAAGTCATAGACACTAATTTAAAAGGGACTTTTTTCTGCGCGCAACGAGTGGGGAAATACATGATAGAACAAGGGGGCGGACGAATTATTAATATGGTTTCTCAAATGGCCTTTGTAGGTTATATTAAACGTTCTGCCTATTGTTCTAGTAAAGGGGGCGCAGTTCAATTAACAAAAGCACTTGCGATTGAATGGGCTCCATATAATGTGAAGGTAAATGCAGTTGCCCCTACTTTTATTGAAACAGACTTTACGAAAAAAATGTTTGAAAACCAGGAATTTTATGAGGAGGTTGTTGCCCGAATCCCTTTAGGGAA
This sequence is a window from Priestia filamentosa. Protein-coding genes within it:
- a CDS encoding SDR family NAD(P)-dependent oxidoreductase; this translates as MGHFDELKGKKVLITGGSKGIGKDIALEFSKLGADTVITGRNEEDLVSTTNELKQIHSGSFYLKTDMQNTSNVYDMVDEAVSTLGGVDILVNNAGVNIPKPALEVTEEDWDQVIDTNLKGTFFCAQRVGKYMIEQGGGRIINMVSQMAFVGYIKRSAYCSSKGGAVQLTKALAIEWAPYNVKVNAVAPTFIETDFTKKMFENQEFYEEVVARIPLGKLAQPSDVTGAVVFLASDLAQFITGETIKVDGGWTAI